The following proteins are co-located in the Patagioenas fasciata isolate bPatFas1 chromosome 33, bPatFas1.hap1, whole genome shotgun sequence genome:
- the EIF3K gene encoding eukaryotic translation initiation factor 3 subunit K, producing MALFEQMRANVGKLLRGIDRYNPENLATLERYVETQAKENAYDLEANLAVLKLYQFNPAFFQTTVTAQILLKALTNLPHTDFTLCKCMIDQAHQEERPIRQILYLGELLETCHFQSFWQALDENMELLDGITGFEDSVRKFICHVVGITYQHIDRWLLAEMLGDLSEAQLKVWMSKYGWTEPEPGRIFICNQEESIKPKNIVEKIDFDSVSTIMASSL from the exons ATGGCGCTGTTCGAGCAGATGCGGGCGAACGTGGGGAAATTGCTGCGGGGCATCGACCG gtACAACCCCGAGAACTTGGCCACGCTGGAGCGCTACGTGGAGACGCAGGCCAAGGAGAACGCGTACGACCTGGAGGCCAACCTGGCCGTGCTGAAGCT GTACCAGTTCAACCCAGCGTTCTTCCAGACCACGGTCACGGCGCAGATCCTGCTCAAGGCTCTGACCAACCTCCCGCACACCGACTTCACCCTCTGCAAGTGCATGATCGACCAGGCCCAC CAGGAGGAAAGACCCATCAGGCAGATCCTATATCTGGGGGAGCTGTTGGAGACCTGCCACTTCCAGTCATTTTGG CAAGCTCTGGATGagaacatggagctgctggatggGATCACCGGCTTCGAGGACTCCGTGAGGAAAT TCATCTGCCACGTGGTGGGAATCACCTACCAGCACATCGACCGCTGGctgctggctgagatgttggggGACCTCTCGG aGGCTCAGCTGAAGGTCTGGATGAGCAAATACGGGTGGACGGAGCCGGAGCCCGGGCGCATCTTCATCTGCAACCAGGAGGAGAGCATCAAACCCAAGAACATCGTGGAGAAGATCGACTTCGACA GTGTCTCCACCATCATGGCCTCGTCCCTCTGA